In Rosa chinensis cultivar Old Blush chromosome 1, RchiOBHm-V2, whole genome shotgun sequence, a genomic segment contains:
- the LOC112183908 gene encoding glucan endo-1,3-beta-glucosidase produces the protein MANPRPDFALTGGTTIVLLFLASIFNVQGVQGSIGVNYGTMANDLPPPSQVAHFLLQSTIINRVRLFDTNPQMLQAFAHSGIPLTITIPNDQIPHFTKLRFAQNWLKTNVIPYTPATNIVRILIGNEVLSTANKLFIGNLVPAMLTLHMALVDASLDRQIKVSTPHSLGILSSSSPPSTGKFRQGYDTHVLKPLLTFLRITKSPFMVNPYPYFGYSADTLNYALFRPNSGVVDPNTKLLYTNMLDAQLDAIYSALKIVGFSDLEIVIAETGWPSKGDAGQVGVDPDSAADYNQNLIRHVTSGNGTPLMPKRTFETYIFALFNENLKPGPTCERYFGLFRPDMTPAYNVGILRHTASSSIPGNGSSSPPKHPNPLPPQGGKQYCLPKTGADTEALQKNIDYVCGLGFDCDPIKQGGPCFMPNTVRAHAAYAMNKYYQATGRNGYDCNFEQTGATTTVDPSYGKCKY, from the exons ATGGCAAATCCTCGGCCCGATTTCGCATTAACTGGAGGAACCACTATAGTGTTGCTGTTTCTTGCCTCAATCTTCAATGTTCAAG GAGTCCAAGGATCTATAGGAGTGAACTATGGCACAATGGCGAACGACCTCCCTCCACCGTCCCAAGTTGCACACTTCCTTCTACaatccaccatcatcaaccGTGTTAGGCTCTTTGACACCAACCCTCAAATGCTCCAAGCCTTTGCTCATTCCGGCATTCCACTAACAATCACTATCCCCAATGACCAAATCCCCCACTTCACCAAACTAAGGTTTGCCCAAAATTGGCTCAAAACCAATGTCATACCTTACACCCCGGCCACCAACATAGTCCGCATCTTAATAGGAAATGAAGTACTCTCAACCGCCAACAAGTTGTTCATTGGGAACCTAGTCCCTGCTATGCTAACCCTTCACATGGCACTTGTAGATGCCTCTTTGGACCGCCAAATCAAAGTCTCTACTCCACACTCTCTAGGCATTCTCTCAAGCTCAAGCCCACCATCCACAGGTAAGTTTAGGCAAGGCTATGACACCCATGTCCTTAAACCACTACTCACTTTCTTGAGAATCACCAAGTCCCCTTTCATGGTAAACCCCTATCCATATTTCGGATACTCGGCGGACACGCTCAACTACGCACTTTTCCGACCAAATTCCGGGGTGGTTGATCCCAATACTAAACTCCTATACACCAACATGTTGGATGCACAATTAGATGCTATATATTCAGCTTTAAAGATTGTGGGCTTTTCAGACCTCGAAATTGTTATAGCTGAAACGGGCTGGCCTTCTAAGGGTGATGCAGGCCAAGTTGGTGTTGACCCAGACAGTGCGGCGGACTACAACCAAAATCTCATTCGTCATGTGACATCCGGTAATGGCACCCCATTGATGCCAAAGCGGACTTTTGAGACTTACATCTTTGCCCTGTTCAATGAAAATCTCAAGCCCGGCCCAACATGCGAGAGATATTTTGGGCTTTTCCGACCCGACATGACGCCGGCCTACAATGTCGGAATCCTACGGCACACG GCTAGTTCGTCCATACCCGGGAACGGGAGCTCAAGCCCACCGAAACACCCAAATCCGTTGCCGCCACAAGGAGGGAAGCAATATTGTTTGCCCAAAACTGGGGCTGACACAGAGGCCTTACAGAAGAATATTGATTATGTTTGTGGTCTGGGATTTGATTGTGACCCGATTAAACAAGGTGGGCCGTGCTTTATGCCCAACACGGTTAGAGCCCATGCAGCTTATGCCATGAACAAATACTATCAAGCAACAGGAAGGAACGGCTATGATTGCAATTTTGAGCAAACAGGAGCCACCACTACCGTCGATCCAA GCTATGGAAAATGCAAGTATTGA